From the Cucurbita pepo subsp. pepo cultivar mu-cu-16 chromosome LG05, ASM280686v2, whole genome shotgun sequence genome, one window contains:
- the LOC111795358 gene encoding indole-3-acetaldehyde oxidase-like isoform X7 — MANQPNKSAVPLVFAVNQQRFELSTVDPSITLLHFLRHHTSFKSVKLGCGEGGCGACVVLLSKYDPVLDKVEDFTVSSCLTLLGSIHCCSITTSEGIGNCKDGFHSIHQRFAGFHASQCGFCTPGMCVSLFSALVNAEKTNRPKPSSGFSKLTVSEAEKAISGNLCRCTGYRPIADACKSFASDVDMEDLGLNAFWQKGCGEDEKSSKLPRYDPNNGPCLFPEFLKKETRSIPFVESQGCCSWFNPVSIEDLNRLLGCDESNNISKTKLVVGNTEVGYYKEFEHVDRYINLKYIPELSVIRMDSTGIEIGATVTIAKAIEALKNNNHETSSIGELVFNKLAEHMEKIASSFVRNTASIGGNLMMAQRKQFPSDIATILLSAGSMISILTGSSQETIILDEFLKRPPLGPKCVLLSVKIPNWDSVKDVDSNDATFIFDSFRASPRPLGNALPYLNAAFLVAISPCKNSNGIVLNSCHLAFGAYGTKHAIRARNIEEFLAGKVIDYNVIYEAISLTGATIVPEKGTSSPAYRTSLAVGFLFEFLSSLVDEKVAIDRDHLDGCRNASSTRPERFNSNHGSLGYNKMVTLLSSGKQTLELSSEYYPVGDTIIKSGAAIQASGEAIYVDDIPSPTNCLYGAFIYSKKPLARVKDITFPPKSQPEGVVAVISARDIPVGGHNIGATTLFGDEDLFADKLTEGASELLAFVVADTQKHADMAAEYAVVDYDTDNLDEPILSVEDAVKRSSFFDVPSFLIPEKVGDILQGMAEADYHVNAAQVRLGSQHYFYMETHSALAIPDEDNCMVVYSSSQWPANVHSVIAKCLGVPEHNVRVITRRVGGGFGGKGIKSMVVASACALAAHNLRRPVRIYLNRKTDMIMAGGRHPMKVTYNVGFKTNGKITGCELDILVDAGMSTDVSPVMPHNIVNGLKKYDWGALSFDIKVCKTNNPSRSTMRAPGEAQGSFIAEAIIEHVAFTLCMDVDIIRKVNLHTFNSLKKFYKNAGEPRDYTLPSIWDRLATSSCLKQRTEMVDKFNSSNIWKKRGLSRIPIVQEMTLRPTPGKVSILTDGSVVVEVGGIEIGQGLWTKVRQMVTYALSSIKCDGTSDLLEKVRVVQSDTIGLIQGGGTYASTTSESSCEAVRLCCNILVERLTALKKRLEKSGSVKWDVLISQANLKAVNLSVSSMYIPDFVSMSYLNYGAAVSEVELDLLTGETTILRSDIIHDCGRSVNPAVDLGQIEGAFVQGIGFYMSEEYLTNPDGLVITDSIWTYKIPTIDTIPKQLNVEILNSGRHKNHILSSKASGEPPLLLAASVHCATRAAIKEARKQIRTWKRRDESGYALQLEVPATMPVVKELCGLDSVESYLKWIDESRTTASWPGTLPSQNTSHAN, encoded by the exons TCTCGTCAATGCTGAAAAGACCAATCGACCTAAGCCCTCATCGGGATTCTCGAAACTTACGGTTTCTGAAGCCGAAAAGGCTATTTCTGGAAACCTCTGCCGTTGTACAGGATACCGCCCAATTGCTGATGCCTGTAAGAGTTTTGCTTCTGATGTTGACATGGAGGATTTGGGGTTAAACGCGTTCTGGCAAAAGGGATGTGGTGAGGACGAGAAATCGAGTAAATTGCCTCGTTATGATCCAAATAATGGACCGTGCTTATTTcctgaatttttaaaaaaggaaacaaggTCTATCCCTTTTGTGGAGTCGCAAGGTT GTTGTTCCTGGTTTAATCCCGTTAGTATTGAGGATCTGAACAGATTACTGGGATGTGATGAGTCCAATAATATAAGCAAAACGAAGTTGGTCGTTGGCAACACCGAAGTCGGATACTACAAAGAATTTGAACATGTTGATAGATACATTAATCTTAAATACATCCCTGAGCTTTCAGTTATCAGAATGGATTCAACAGGAATAGAGATTGGTGCGACGGTGACAATTGCAAAAGCTATTGAAGCTCTGAAAAATAATAACCATGAAACGTCCTCAATAGGCGAGCTAGTGTTCAATAAACTGGCCGAGCACATGGAGAAAATTGCTTCGAGTTTTGTACGAAATACTGCCAGCATTGGAGGAAATTTAATGATGgcacaaagaaaacaatttcCTTCAGATATTGCCACAATACTTCTTTCTGCAGGTTCCATGATAAGTATATTAACTGGTTCCAGCCAAGAAACGATTATATTGGATGAGTTTCTCAAGAGACCTCCATTGGGTCCGAAATGTGTACTTTTAAGTGTTAAGATTCCAAATTGGGATTCAGTTAAGGACGTTGATTCAAATGATGCTACTTTCATCTTTGATAGTTTTAGAGCGTCGCCACGACCCCTTGGTAATGCACTGCCGTACCTAAACGCTGCTTTCTTAGTTGCAATCTCCCCATGTAAAAATTCCAACGGGATCGTATTAAATAGCTGTCACCTGGCTTTTGGAGCATATGGGACCAAACATGCCATTAGAGCAAGAAATATTGAAGAATTTCTAGCTGGAAAAGTTATTGATTATAATGTCATATATGAAGCTATCTCATTGACTGGAGCCACTATAGTTCCTGAAAAGGGCACTTCATCTCCTGCTTATAGGACAAGCTTAGCAGTTGGCTTTCTTTTTGAGTTCTTAAGCTCCTTGGTTGATGAAAAGGTTGCAATCGATAGAGATCACCTAGATGGATGCAGGAATGCTTCGTCAACACGACCTGAAAGATTTAACTCGAACCATGGTTCACTTGGTTATAATAAGATGGTTACTCTACTATCATCTGGAAAGCAGACACTGGAATTGAGTTCAGAATATTATCCAGTCGGAGATACCATTATAAAATCTGGAGCTGCCATTCAAGCTTCAG GCGAGGCTATCTATGTGGACGATATTCCTTCCCCAACAAATTGCCTATATGGAGCATTCATATATAGCAAAAAGCCTTTGGCACGGGTAAAGGATATTACTTTTCCTCCCAAATCACAACCAGAGGGAGTTGTCGCTGTTATTTCCGCTCGAGATATTCCTGTTGGTGGACATAACATTGGAGCTACAACCCTGTTCGGTGATGAAGACCTATTTGCAGATAAGTTGACCGAGGGTGCAAGTGAACTACTTGCCTTTGTG GTTGCAGATACTCAGAAACATGCAGATATGGCTGCAGAATATGCAGTGGTGGATTATGACACAGATAATTTGGATGAACCTATTCTCTCTGTAGAAGATGCTGTTAAGAGGTCAAGCTTCTTTGACGTTCCTTCGTTCTTGATTCCGGAAAAGGTCGGTGATATATTGCAAGGAATGGCTGAAGCAGACTACCATGTTAACGCTGCTCAG GTCAGACTTGGATcacaacattatttttatatggaGACACATTCTGCACTTGCCATTCCAGATGAAGATAACTGCATGGTAGTCTACAGTTCAAGTCAATGGCCTGCTAATGTGCATTCTGTTATTGCGAAGTGCCTCGGTGTTCCTGAACATAATGTTCGTGTAATTACGAGAAGGGTCGGAGGAGGCTTTGGTGGAAAGGGCATAAAGTCTATGGTT GTTGCCTCGGCATGTGCACTTGCAGCTCACAACTTACGTCGTCCAGTCAGGATTTACCTTAATCGAAAGACTGACATGATAATGGCAGGAGGGAGACATCCAATGAAAGTAACTTACAATGTCGGTTTCAAAACTAACGGTAAAATTACAGGATGTGAATTAGATATATTGGTTGATGCAGGGATGAGTACTGATGTAAGTCCAGTTATGCCACACAACATTGTCAATGGACTTAAGAAGTATGATTGGGGTGCTTTATCTTTTGATATAAAAGTATGCAAGACAAACAATCCAAGCAGATCTACGATGCGAGCTCCTGGAGAGGCACAAGGATCCTTTATTGCTGAAGCGATAATTGAACATGTAGCGTTTACGCTTTGTATGGATGTCGATATTATCCGAAAAGTAAATCTGCATACATTTAACAGCCTCAAAAAATTCTACAAGAATGCAGGTGAACCTCGAGATTACACCTTACCTTCCATTTGGGATAGGTTAGCCACATCTTCATGCTTGAAACAAAGAACAGAAATGGTAGATAAATTTAACAGCAGCAACATTTGGAAAAAACGAGGTCTTTCTCGAATTCCTATCGTGCAAGAGATGACATTGAGACCGACCCCAGGGAAAGTGAGTATTCTAACTGATGGTTCTGTTGTTGTGGAAGTTGGGGGTATCGAAATCGGTCAAGGGCTGTGGACGAAGGTGAGACAGATGGTTACATATGCCCTTAGCTCAATTAAATGTGATGGAACCAGTGACCTGTTGGAAAAGGTGAGAGTGGTTCAATCTGATACCATTGGCTTAATACAAGGAGGGGGTACATATGCGAGTACTACCTCCGAATCAAGCTGTGAGGCGGTTAGACTTTGCTGCAATATATTGGTGGAGAGACTAACAGCTCTCAAGAAAAGGCTCGAAAAGAGTGGTTCGGTTAAATGGGACGTGCTTATAAGTCAG GCAAACTTGAAAGCAGTGAATTTATCAGTGAGCTCTATGTATATCCCTGACTTCGTTTCAATGAGCTACTTAAACTATGGAGCTGCAGTGAGTGAG GTTGAGCTTGATCTTCTCACTGGAGAAACCACAATTTTGCGTTCCGATATTATCCACGATTGTGGACGAAGCGTTAATCCTGCTGTGGATTTGGGACAG ATTGAAGGAGCCTTTGTTCAAGGAATTGGATTTTATATGTCAGAGGAATACCTGACAAATCCTGATGGATTAGTTATTACTGACAGCATATGGACTTACAAAATTCCTACAATTGACACCATACCGAAACAGCTCAACGTCGAAATTTTGAACTCTGGACGTCATAAAAACCACATTCTCTCTTCAAAAG CTTCAGGAGAACCACCATTGCTTCTAGCTGCATCAGTCCACTGTGCAACACGAGCTGCTATTAAAGAGGCACGTAAACAGATACGTACATGGAAACGTCGAGATGAGTCCGGTTACGCGTTACAGCTAGAGGTTCCAGCTACCATGCCTGTTGTTAAAGAGCTCTGTGGGCTCGACTCCGTGGAAAGTTACCTCAAATGGATCGATGAATCGAGAACCACAGCGAGCTGGCCAGGAACTCTTCCCTCCCAAAACACAAGCCATGCCAACTAG
- the LOC111795358 gene encoding indole-3-acetaldehyde oxidase-like isoform X5 yields the protein MANQPNKSAVPLVFAVNQQRFELSTVDPSITLLHFLRHHTSFKSVKLGCGEGGCGACVVLLSKYDPVLDKVEDFTVSSCLTLLGSIHCCSITTSEGIGNCKDGFHSIHQRFAGFHASQCGFCTPGMCVSLFSALVNAEKTNRPKPSSGFSKLTVSEAEKAISGNLCRCTGYRPIADACKSFASDVDMEDLGLNAFWQKGCGEDEKSSKLPRYDPNNGPCLFPEFLKKETRSIPFVESQGCSWFNPVSIEDLNRLLGCDESNNISKTKLVVGNTEVGYYKEFEHVDRYINLKYIPELSVIRMDSTGIEIGATVTIAKAIEALKNNNHETSSIGELVFNKLAEHMEKIASSFVRNTASIGGNLMMAQRKQFPSDIATILLSAGSMISILTGSSQETIILDEFLKRPPLGPKCVLLSVKIPNWDSVKDDVDSNDATFIFDSFRASPRPLGNALPYLNAAFLVAISPCKNSNGIVLNSCHLAFGAYGTKHAIRARNIEEFLAGKVIDYNVIYEAISLTGATIVPEKGTSSPAYRTSLAVGFLFEFLSSLVDEKVAIDRDHLDGCRNASSTRPERFNSNHGSLGYNKMVTLLSSGKQTLELSSEYYPVGDTIIKSGAAIQASGEAIYVDDIPSPTNCLYGAFIYSKKPLARVKDITFPPKSQPEGVVAVISARDIPVGGHNIGATTLFGDEDLFADKLTEGASELLAFVVADTQKHADMAAEYAVVDYDTDNLDEPILSVEDAVKRSSFFDVPSFLIPEKVGDILQGMAEADYHVNAAQVRLGSQHYFYMETHSALAIPDEDNCMVVYSSSQWPANVHSVIAKCLGVPEHNVRVITRRVGGGFGGKGIKSMVVASACALAAHNLRRPVRIYLNRKTDMIMAGGRHPMKVTYNVGFKTNGKITGCELDILVDAGMSTDVSPVMPHNIVNGLKKYDWGALSFDIKVCKTNNPSRSTMRAPGEAQGSFIAEAIIEHVAFTLCMDVDIIRKVNLHTFNSLKKFYKNAGEPRDYTLPSIWDRLATSSCLKQRTEMVDKFNSSNIWKKRGLSRIPIVQEMTLRPTPGKVSILTDGSVVVEVGGIEIGQGLWTKVRQMVTYALSSIKCDGTSDLLEKVRVVQSDTIGLIQGGGTYASTTSESSCEAVRLCCNILVERLTALKKRLEKSGSVKWDVLISQANLKAVNLSVSSMYIPDFVSMSYLNYGAAVSEVELDLLTGETTILRSDIIHDCGRSVNPAVDLGQIEGAFVQGIGFYMSEEYLTNPDGLVITDSIWTYKIPTIDTIPKQLNVEILNSGRHKNHILSSKASGEPPLLLAASVHCATRAAIKEARKQIRTWKRRDESGYALQLEVPATMPVVKELCGLDSVESYLKWIDESRTTASWPGTLPSQNTSHAN from the exons TCTCGTCAATGCTGAAAAGACCAATCGACCTAAGCCCTCATCGGGATTCTCGAAACTTACGGTTTCTGAAGCCGAAAAGGCTATTTCTGGAAACCTCTGCCGTTGTACAGGATACCGCCCAATTGCTGATGCCTGTAAGAGTTTTGCTTCTGATGTTGACATGGAGGATTTGGGGTTAAACGCGTTCTGGCAAAAGGGATGTGGTGAGGACGAGAAATCGAGTAAATTGCCTCGTTATGATCCAAATAATGGACCGTGCTTATTTcctgaatttttaaaaaaggaaacaaggTCTATCCCTTTTGTGGAGTCGCAAGGTTGTTCCTGGTTTAATCCCGTTAGTATTGAGGATCTGAACAGATTACTGGGATGTGATGAGTCCAATAATATAAGCAAAACGAAGTTGGTCGTTGGCAACACCGAAGTCGGATACTACAAAGAATTTGAACATGTTGATAGATACATTAATCTTAAATACATCCCTGAGCTTTCAGTTATCAGAATGGATTCAACAGGAATAGAGATTGGTGCGACGGTGACAATTGCAAAAGCTATTGAAGCTCTGAAAAATAATAACCATGAAACGTCCTCAATAGGCGAGCTAGTGTTCAATAAACTGGCCGAGCACATGGAGAAAATTGCTTCGAGTTTTGTACGAAATACTGCCAGCATTGGAGGAAATTTAATGATGgcacaaagaaaacaatttcCTTCAGATATTGCCACAATACTTCTTTCTGCAGGTTCCATGATAAGTATATTAACTGGTTCCAGCCAAGAAACGATTATATTGGATGAGTTTCTCAAGAGACCTCCATTGGGTCCTAAATGTGTACTTTTAAGTGTTAAGATTCCAAATTGGGATTCAGTTAAGGAC GACGTTGATTCAAATGATGCTACTTTCATCTTTGATAGTTTTAGAGCGTCGCCACGACCCCTTGGTAATGCACTGCCGTACCTAAACGCTGCTTTCTTAGTTGCAATCTCCCCATGTAAAAATTCCAACGGGATCGTATTAAATAGCTGTCACCTGGCTTTTGGAGCATATGGGACCAAACATGCCATTAGAGCAAGAAATATTGAAGAATTTCTAGCTGGAAAAGTTATTGATTATAATGTCATATATGAAGCTATCTCATTGACTGGAGCCACTATAGTTCCTGAAAAGGGCACTTCATCTCCTGCTTATAGGACAAGCTTAGCAGTTGGCTTTCTTTTTGAGTTCTTAAGCTCCTTGGTTGATGAAAAGGTTGCAATCGATAGAGATCACCTAGATGGATGCAGGAATGCTTCGTCAACACGACCTGAAAGATTTAACTCGAACCATGGTTCACTTGGTTATAATAAGATGGTTACTCTACTATCATCTGGAAAGCAGACACTGGAATTGAGTTCAGAATATTATCCAGTCGGAGATACCATTATAAAATCTGGAGCTGCCATTCAAGCTTCAG GCGAGGCTATCTATGTGGACGATATTCCTTCCCCAACAAATTGCCTATATGGAGCATTCATATATAGCAAAAAGCCTTTGGCACGGGTAAAGGATATTACTTTTCCTCCCAAATCACAACCAGAGGGAGTTGTCGCTGTTATTTCCGCTCGAGATATTCCTGTTGGTGGACATAACATTGGAGCTACAACCCTGTTCGGTGATGAAGACCTATTTGCAGATAAGTTGACCGAGGGTGCAAGTGAACTACTTGCCTTTGTG GTTGCAGATACTCAGAAACATGCAGATATGGCTGCAGAATATGCAGTGGTGGATTATGACACAGATAATTTGGATGAACCTATTCTCTCTGTAGAAGATGCTGTTAAGAGGTCAAGCTTCTTTGACGTTCCTTCGTTCTTGATTCCGGAAAAGGTCGGTGATATATTGCAAGGAATGGCTGAAGCAGACTACCATGTTAACGCTGCTCAG GTCAGACTTGGATcacaacattatttttatatggaGACACATTCTGCACTTGCCATTCCAGATGAAGATAACTGCATGGTAGTCTACAGTTCAAGTCAATGGCCTGCTAATGTGCATTCTGTTATTGCGAAGTGCCTCGGTGTTCCTGAACATAATGTTCGTGTAATTACGAGAAGGGTCGGAGGAGGCTTTGGTGGAAAGGGCATAAAGTCTATGGTT GTTGCCTCGGCATGTGCACTTGCAGCTCACAACTTACGTCGTCCAGTCAGGATTTACCTTAATCGAAAGACTGACATGATAATGGCAGGAGGGAGACATCCAATGAAAGTAACTTACAATGTCGGTTTCAAAACTAACGGTAAAATTACAGGATGTGAATTAGATATATTGGTTGATGCAGGGATGAGTACTGATGTAAGTCCAGTTATGCCACACAACATTGTCAATGGACTTAAGAAGTATGATTGGGGTGCTTTATCTTTTGATATAAAAGTATGCAAGACAAACAATCCAAGCAGATCTACGATGCGAGCTCCTGGAGAGGCACAAGGATCCTTTATTGCTGAAGCGATAATTGAACATGTAGCGTTTACGCTTTGTATGGATGTCGATATTATCCGAAAAGTAAATCTGCATACATTTAACAGCCTCAAAAAATTCTACAAGAATGCAGGTGAACCTCGAGATTACACCTTACCTTCCATTTGGGATAGGTTAGCCACATCTTCATGCTTGAAACAAAGAACAGAAATGGTAGATAAATTTAACAGCAGCAACATTTGGAAAAAACGAGGTCTTTCTCGAATTCCTATCGTGCAAGAGATGACATTGAGACCGACCCCAGGGAAAGTGAGTATTCTAACTGATGGTTCTGTTGTTGTGGAAGTTGGGGGTATCGAAATCGGTCAAGGGCTGTGGACGAAGGTGAGACAGATGGTTACATATGCCCTTAGCTCAATTAAATGTGATGGAACCAGTGACCTGTTGGAAAAGGTGAGAGTGGTTCAATCTGATACCATTGGCTTAATACAAGGAGGGGGTACATATGCGAGTACTACCTCCGAATCAAGCTGTGAGGCGGTTAGACTTTGCTGCAATATATTGGTGGAGAGACTAACAGCTCTCAAGAAAAGGCTCGAAAAGAGTGGTTCGGTTAAATGGGACGTGCTTATAAGTCAG GCAAACTTGAAAGCAGTGAATTTATCAGTGAGCTCTATGTATATCCCTGACTTCGTTTCAATGAGCTACTTAAACTATGGAGCTGCAGTGAGTGAG GTTGAGCTTGATCTTCTCACTGGAGAAACCACAATTTTGCGTTCCGATATTATCCACGATTGTGGACGAAGCGTTAATCCTGCTGTGGATTTGGGACAG ATTGAAGGAGCCTTTGTTCAAGGAATTGGATTTTATATGTCAGAGGAATACCTGACAAATCCTGATGGATTAGTTATTACTGACAGCATATGGACTTACAAAATTCCTACAATTGACACCATACCGAAACAGCTCAACGTCGAAATTTTGAACTCTGGACGTCATAAAAACCACATTCTCTCTTCAAAAG CTTCAGGAGAACCACCATTGCTTCTAGCTGCATCAGTCCACTGTGCAACACGAGCTGCTATTAAAGAGGCACGTAAACAGATACGTACATGGAAACGTCGAGATGAGTCCGGTTACGCGTTACAGCTAGAGGTTCCAGCTACCATGCCTGTTGTTAAAGAGCTCTGTGGGCTCGACTCCGTGGAAAGTTACCTCAAATGGATCGATGAATCGAGAACCACAGCGAGCTGGCCAGGAACTCTTCCCTCCCAAAACACAAGCCATGCCAACTAG